The following are from one region of the Coffea eugenioides isolate CCC68of chromosome 2, Ceug_1.0, whole genome shotgun sequence genome:
- the LOC113759502 gene encoding extensin-2-like: MALLKASLWHLLALVSILALRVSAKDDGPPAEYSSPSPPPYEYKSPPYMHKPPPYEYMSPPYMYKPPPYEYMPPPYVYKPPPYEYMPPPYVYKPPPYVYKPPPYVYKPPPYVYKPPPYVYKPPPYVYKPPPYVYSSPPPPPYKYSSPPPPPYMYSSPPPPPYKYTSPPPPPYKYSSPPPPPYKYSSPPPPPYNKIRFFYQIQNRQEKQVNRVEEFQGDMALLKASLWHLLALVSILALHVNAYNVWPPVDYASPPPPSYEYKPPPYMYMPPTYYYPSPPYVYSSPPPPPYVYNSPPPPPPYVYMSPPPPPYKYSSPPPPPYVYSSPPPPPYGYYSPPPPPYKYTSPPPPPYVYYSPPPPPYMYTSPPPPPYQYTSPPPPPYSYYSSPPPPTYK, encoded by the exons ATGGCTCTCCTCAAAGCATCACTATGGCATTTGTTAGCACTTGTCTCCATATTGGCTCTTCGCGTCAGTGCCAAGGATGATGGGCCACCTGCTGAATATAGCTCTCCCTCACCTCCTCCCTATGAGTACAAATCACCACCATATATGCACAAACCTCCTCCTTACGAGTATATGTCGCCACCATATATGTATAAACCACCGCCCTATGAGTACATGCCACCACCATATGTGTACAAACCACCTCCCTACGAGTACATGCCACCACCATATGTGTACAAGCCACCGCCGTATGTGTACAAGCCACCACCGTATGTGTACAAGCCACCGCCGTATGTGTACAAGCCACCTCCATATGTGTACAAACCACCTCCTTATGTGTACAAGCCACCGCCATATGTCTACtcatcaccaccaccaccaccttaCAAGTACTCCTCCCCACCACCTCCACCATACATGTATTCTTCACCTCCACCACCTCCTTACAAGTATACTTCACCACCTCCCCCACCATATAAGTATTCctcaccaccacctccaccatATAAGTATTCctcaccaccacctccaccatACAA TAAAATCAGGTTCTTTTATCAAATACAGAATAGACAAGAAAAACAGGTTAATAGAGTTGAAGAATTTCAAG GAGACATGGCTCTCCTCAAAGCATCATTATGGCATTTGTTAGCACTTGTCTCCATATTAGCTCTTCATGTCAATGCTTACAATGTTTGGCCACCTGTGGACTATGCTTCTCCTCCACCTCCTTCCTACGAGTACAAACCACCGCCCTATATGTACATGCCACCAACATATTACTATCCATCCCCACCTTATGTCTACTCATCACCACCACCGCCACCTTATGTTTACAATTCAcctccaccacctccaccaTATGTTTACATGTCACCGCCTCCACCACCTTACAAGTACTCCTCTCCACCACCTCCACCGTACGTCTATTCTTCGCCCCCACCTCCACCATACGGCTATTATTCACCCCCACCACCCCCTTACAAGTACACCTCTCCCCCACCTCCACCATATGTCTACTATtcacctccaccaccaccataTATGTATACTTCACCGCCACCTCCACCATACCAGTACACTTCACCACCTCCCCCACCTTACAGCTATTATTCATCTCCACCACCACCAACATACAAGTGA